The DNA window gagttgattttaatgtttttcatcgtagttttgtttttaaccttgaatttttttagatcactatgagcacgtatataaaagtttttattcgtaaattattttcggtttataaatatgtcgtttagttttttccttAAATAAGTGAAAAAATGGCCACTTTATTCTTTAAAGAATGCATCCAAAAATGAACTCGTCTGAGGTTTGGACAAGAGACAAGAAACCGAACGAACCAAGGCcctgccggcgccggtgacggAGGCAAGCAGTGGCATATTTAACCAGCGATATAGGGGGGTCCGAACAAGTTAGATATAGTTTCAGTCCTCTTTTTATTGATCTTTGCCATAAATTTTAGGGGGGGCTTCGTGGGGGCTCTAATGGTTTAAATGGGGGTAgcgggggctcgagcccccgcTGTCCCCATGCCAAATCCGCCCCTGGAGGCAAGAACGCCAAGGGAACAAACAGCCTGCAGCAACATCGCCATGAGCAGAACTTCTCGGTGGCGGGGACGGATATCACGGAGGGATTTGTACTTGAGCAGCGACGGAATCGAGTGAACCCCCGACCCGATGCTGACGACAAGGAAGAGAAACCCAACGGTCGGCCATGGCGtacggggaggaggagggcaagGAAACTGCAACTATAGTATACAACACAGCCCCCGCTGGCTCTCCGCCAGTGTGGCCGTGTGGGGcaggcggcgccgcccgccgtggTGTGGGATGGCGGTGGGGATGAGACGGGCGGCGCCATGGTCCGTGGGCCAGCGCCGACTCTCATGGCCTGCCAGTGGGGCATTtcactttttgccactcttaggaATGAtacctaacatatttgtcatctgctgtctatgacatgtgggctctcatgtgtctatgacatgtgggtcaagtggcaaatatgttagcatCATTTCAAAGAGTGGCAAAATGTTAATTATTCCTCCGCCAGTAGGCTTTcttttgacaaatttttttattattaattttatttttaaaaatatttacagagatatatttttatttaaaaaattataatctcGCGTCCAACAAGTGGGTGTGGTGTATAAAACGGACAAATGACAAGTGGTGTGCGGGAGACAGCCGTTAGAGGCGGGGCAGAATTTTGCATTCTGGCGCCTTGCCGCCCTCTGTAAGGACGTTTTATCGACAGCCCGAGGCGACGCTCGTAAAATTACTGCACCGTCTTTTTTTTAGGTGGCCCCCTTGTCGTCGATTAAACGCCCTACCATAGGGGCTTTTAGGGGACACTTGCAAAATCAGcgcactattttttttttttgcatatgatCCACTATCGATAGAACGCCTTGTCATAAGCCTTTAAGGGGGGCGCCTGAAAAGCCCTCGCCTTAATGGTCCTCTCCCGCACATCACACGTCGTTTGTCATATTATCTATCGTGCCTAACTAGATGGCGTTTTATACATCGCGCCCACCGGTTGTGCTTCGGAGGttaattttgcaatttttttgaaatggagatatatttttgtaatatttttaaacataaaattaataataaaaaattcatcattgACCATGTTGGGAATTGGATGTCCATGGCAGCTGTAGCACTTAAGCTTAAGGCACCGTttgatttatcttgaaattattataatctattttattataagtaagctgaaatgaaaagataaattaCCGTAATAAATTACTATGATTTCATTTAAACATGTTTTTATCAGATTATTGGGTAGCTGCAAACTCACTACCCTTgcatactttaaaataattgaccatatttgtcttttttttctaatttatcttataataatctagtttACGGTAATCCaacttaataatctagattacaataatctctaactaaaaaaacatggcGTAAGTGCTTCACTCGTTCTTAGAAATAGCGGGTAAAAATCTTCTGGCTTTTCATTTTCTCGATTCTACGCACGTGATTCTCTAAATGATAGTACTACAACGTTGTTTAGAGAAATTTTTATAGCTGGAGATTATGTGAGAACTGTAGATGTTTGAAACTCCCCAAACATGATAGAATTTATAGTTGTATTATcccaaaaaaatgaatgtgAAAATCTGGAATTTCTGGATTCTCGCTGCCTGCTTTTTACAATCTGGACTTTTCCAAACAGGCCACTATCTTTGTTGTCCACGTATCACCGGCCCTTTCTCAACACTAGGATTGTCCTTGAAAACAAAGGGAAtgtaagagcaattttatcatgcTTAAGAAGGTATCAagggtaccactgttttctctaaaattaaaatttggtaactcTTGGAATCTTACATactagaagataccaaattttatatagaaaacaataataCCTTATGATACCTCTTCAGggatgagaaaaatgctcagaatgtaaatataaaaagctTCCTTTTGTCCCAATCAACGGAGGGTTTAATTATTTTCCAATATTTACAAGATATGTTTAATTCCTCTCACACCAACCCTTTTAATAAAGCAACAAATCTATCGCCAATTATGTGGAGTGTAAGTAGTTAATTATTTCATAAGTAAGCGAGGTTTTGAATAATGGCACGTCACCAAGTCATTGGTTAAATTATTACTGCTTTCATTTTAAATGATAATGCCATTATATTTAGATCTAAGATCATTCGTTTTACTATCAAAGATCATTCGTTTTACTATCAAAAAAgtagtgtaaatatataaaaatataagtcatacttaaggCATCTTTAGAGATTAAAACAAGTCatgagaaaataaatgataagcATGTGGTGTTGTAATAAGACAAACGGCTGTACTTATGTTATCTTTGAGAGTCAATAGTATCTTCCAGTAAAAAAGAGGGAGTAATTATTAGTATAAAAACATTGATAAATATTGCTCAGTTATACTATTTTGAAACTATTATGGAGGATAAATGCAACCATATAATTACCTAACGGGTTGAACAGAAATATTTAAAGAGAAATTGTCAAACTTTAAATGGGTTAACAGCATGCACTTTAATATATCACTTATCTGTGACTCaatgaaaaattaaagtaTATCAACAAGATAATAAAATTGTGATATGGCAATGGCACTGCATGCGCTATGGATTGTCGGATCATACATTGAAGTGGTTTGTATTAAAGATATGAATTCAGAATATAAGAAATCgcttagaaagaaaaaaaaacaaaggcatACCAGCCCATAAGAACCATATGTCCATATTGATACCACCAAAGAAGCGATCTAACTTTTGGAAAACAATCAAGAGACAAGAAGTTCACATAAGCAGAGCTCATACCAAAGCAGAAAACACACCTGATGATGCTCCAGTACCAAAGAAAAAGGCAGCAGCTGGAGCCTGGACAGTAATGCTTCTACACACCGGAAGGACATAAATAGAACTCAAGGACTCATGAGTGCcatttcattttctattttaagtttaaacATAGTTTTAAATTCGTCTTTGTCTTTGGTTTCATTTCTTCGCTGAGTTTGTGGCAATGCACTCATCAGCTCAAGATTAGAATCTTGTAGTCAACTGCCCCTGTTAAGTCGTTTAATTATCCCAAGttgaacttttatatgctGGTCATACTTTAGCGTCAAGACAGGCATTTGCCAGCTATTTTTAAAACTCCATTTCTTAAATGCCATAAATTTGTCCAAATTTTATCCTgagttagatttttttttgttgtagaAGTTCAGGGTCAGAGATAGAGCGCCAGCAAGTAGTAGGCAGGACTTTTCATGTTCATGTTCTGTTGTGGAACATTGCAATTCGCAGAGTCATCATTTTCTTGCTGAGTGATGGCCGTGGAACTACTGGAGACAGAATTTCTCCCGTGCGCCACAAAAACGCTTGGTAACAGGCTAAAAGTCGCTTGGGAGCTTCATCACTTTCCTGTGGTGTTTTGGTCAATTTACACATGGTAACGTTATTTGTATACCGACAGCTGGATGCGCACGGGACTATAACGAATACCGTGCGTTGAGGACGCATGGTAAAGCGAACCATGTAACGGGTTTCGGAACGGAACGGCAGGAGGATTCCCGAGTGTATATCCGCTCAgtaagtttgaaaaaaaataatatgcgCTGCTCACCAGGTGCCACTCGGGAATAATTGTTATATTAACATCGTCAAACTACAACGCACGGTAATGTTGCTGAGTGCTGGCATACGATAGGGCACCGTTAACGCCGGATTTTGGTAAAATCACCGTTATGAATTGAAACACAACTGagaccgaatcggataagaaaacTGAATCGGCTGGAAACAGGAGATTGAGAGCGGTAAGaatgcagccgatagagttcgAATTGGACAGAagtggagtccgattgggcttggggtttagagatagattcggtgttAGTTGTAAGTCAGTGTAATTTAGTTAGGCTctatcttagagtttgtttagcattttagatttaattaaagtcCGGATACAACAAGTTAGTTAGTAACGGATTCTTATCCAGTTAAGTTAGTTaacacccgagggtataactATGTGTGTCCGGGGTCATTGTGAAATCATCTTCAGATCAATCAACTCAACTTCGATGCATCGCCAAAACCTTCGACTTGATTGGgctttcggcgcggggtttgtcagcttcacaaTGCAAGTTCATGTTTGTCAAAAACTTGTCGACCAACTAGAACAtgactgtcttggttaagtcatATCTCATGcctggttgatcggcgggctaaGTCATATTGCTGCTTTAATCTGTTTCTagcttgaagtagtagtagttctcgatcaaatcCTCGTGAGTTCCTTTGTTTGATCTGCGAGCATGATTCCAATCAACTTGATTATGTCTCGGTTCGATCTGATCATCTGGTTGGCCAGGTTCATGTTATCAGATTAGATCAAGTGTTCGTGAGGGTTTATCACTGAAATTCCAGCCaacattatcttaagtaataTGTTGATCTATCTGTTAAAtccatcgatcttcatgtttctaagATCATATCGTACAAGATCGCGTACTGTTTTGGTTAGGTTCAATCTATGTGTGTTTAATTCGATCCGCTTATAGAAGTCTGTCCGATCAGCTGGGATTAATGAATAAGTTGATTGATTACGCTGGTTTGCTATCCTATTACTCGCATGTTACAATGCTTAATTGATTTAACATATGGTTATACCTAGGTCTgtattgtctcggttaggttcGATTTTCTAGATCTGGTACGAGCATGTGTgtagttaattattattgttttatgctagtaATTGATACAACGCttccgatcggctgattaatcttgaaaatgtcttggttgggtccgatcttttaagattaattggttggttAGTTTGTTTGGCGCTTATCCTACCTCTCACTCTGCCGATTGAGCAAATTTACACCTATTattatgaaattcctatgaagccgatcgtctagttcatcggctagggtcctgagacggtatcggctatctgACCGATAGCTATttcggggttaactgtttttcatgttatatcttgtaaGTTACAAGATCAAATTGACTGACACGTCCAAcaattctaagaattaggttctacactggagtggtctaagattaacttctaggcctacgtgtgtgaccgttgttattattttcagcgtcaacaggCACAcagtatattattttttttattttgcatttaaTTTAGCAGTCATCCATCaaatacaaattagtagcaatCACAGAAGAGTACCCACATCAGTACCTTCCTCTATCACGATGAAATCAAAGGCCAATCATATAGGAGATCACAAGTACATCACATCCTTTGACTATTTCAAAAAGTTATTCAGCATTCAAGAAGTTTATGGTTCATGCCAATTACTAGGGATACAAGAAGTTTATGATCCATAAGTGCACGCCAATTACAACCAATattcaaaacatttttaagatACTATTTAGTAATAGATAACCAATGAACATGGAGTCGATACCTGCAATTGTGATGAACCTATTAGTAATAGGAAGCCCATGTACTACAAAAGGTTGAAAGATTGAAGCTGAGAGGGCGTTTGTTTCCCTCcaagtttttttaagtccctatcacatcgaatgtttagacactaattagaagtattaaatatagactactAATAAATCTCAccccataatcttggactattttgtgagacgaatctattgagcctaattagtccatgattagcgaatgtgatgctacagtaaacatttgttaatcgtggattaattaggcttaaaaaatttgtcaaatgaaatagccttcatttatgcaattagttttgttattagtctatatcTAATAGTCccaattaacgtccaaacatccgatgtgacaagtgaataaGAAAAGTCCcgggatccaaacagccactatTGATATCAAAATGGGATTCCTAGATGAAGCAATGGACTCAGGCACATACCCACAATCTCTTGCACATATAGAGCTCAGTAAAACACATGCCAAATTAGAAAGTCCACAAAGAAGAGCTCATCGGTGTTGCCATCTTCATAAGCTCTATTCAAACAGGAAAAATGTAGGAATGTAAAAATAAGTCATCTTTGTGAGTTGTAGaagaaagatgaaaaatcAATAGTATTTTTTGAAGCATACTTAGAAATATTCATCAATGAAGGGGTTCTCGTAGTCATCTTCACCATAGTCATAAGTATCAAATTCATCTTGTGGCAACACCCTGGATCCATTTAGAAGCTGTTAAGTCCTTCTCATTGACAATGGCTTTAGCATCCTTAGTAGTTACTTCAGAAACATTATTATGGAGTTCTCCCATAAGATCGACTATAAAAGTGCCTAGGAGGACATCTTCTTGGAAATAATGGACAACATCACCGTTGGACATAAATTCATAATCATTATCAGTAGGGATTGCTACTTTTCCAATTGGTTGCGCCTTGTATACTAGCCACCAATCAATCATGTCACTCACAAATTTGCATGGGTATGGCATGTAATAAACATACATGGTTTGATGAGCTACAACAAATGGCTCACACACTGGAAGGGTTGATGCATAGGCAACTTCTAGTAAACCATACTGTGGGGTATACCTCACTTgggcagggtcaaaccaatagCAATTAAAAAGCACAAGATTAAGTTCTGTACTACCTTGAAAACTAAATTCCACTATTTGTTTGATGTAGCCATAATACTCGCTTGCATCACTATTATCTCCTCCAATTGTGACCATGCCACTATTTATGGTGGTTGTATTTGGCCTCTTCTCATATTTCTCTATACGGAAATGAAATCCatttacattataaataatatatgtctTCACTCTAGTATGACATCCTTCAGCTCATCATTCATAGTCATGTCTATAAGATTCTACAAgtgaaaaactaaaacaattATAGTGCgttatagttataaaaaaagtgtAAAAAATGGTGTGAATGTTGAACTATGGGACTGAAAAATTACTTGCTGATAGAACCAAGTTACAAAATTAAGACGACCATTCCGTAAGATGTCCTCCTTTTGCTTTCTTGTTGGCTCACCTTGTCTATTCTACTCCTCGTATGCATGCAGAGCGGTGGTTAAGTTGTGGGTACTGGGTTGGGCTCCGTCCCCAGGTCACAGTTGTTAGGAATCTCTCCTTCACTCTCTATGTGTTTATCGCACATGCTTTTGTTTGATGCGGCCACTGGCTCACATCGTTTTCTTCTCTTTATATAGACTAAAGTTACATACAAAGAATTAACTTGCATGACAAATCtgtccaaaagaaaaatgggagaaaaaaaactgtccTTAAGTCCCAAGAGTATGGGAACCTATCCAGTAGCATTTAATGATTCCATTCTAAAGAAAGGTGTTCTATCAAAGCCAATCTCTATTGAGAGATGTGGTATATATCTTATCATATGCACAACCATCCCAGCTACAATATCACATAGTTTTTTTGGTCATCCTGGCTGCGCCAAATGTTATAGTTTTTTTGGTCATCCTGGCTGCGCCAAATGTCCAATGACCACGACGACACCATCGGTGGGCACCAAGACTCAAGACGCCGAGAGCAAGCAACACGGCCAAAGCCCTGGAGAAGACTGCTCATGCGTTATGCGCAGATGTCCTTGCTACACTCCACAGCCTGCTCGAGGATTGCAATGAGACCAATGCCAACACTGCCCCTACCGGCACTGCTGTGAATCTTGATCCTCCAATATCAATCCTATTCAAATGGAAATGGATATGAAGGTTCGTCCAGAACTCCAGATGCACTTTGTAGTTTGTACCACTGTGATCAACCGTCAACGCCATCCACCTGTATAAGGTAGCACCTGCTATATATCGGCTGGACAATGGTCAATTCATAATTTTGTCACCGCTCATAGCAGTTATCAATGGCTTACTCTCCAAAGCATCATGAGATTTAACATATATGGTGCACAAACTATATACAATCCACAGTTATGTCAGTACAAAATGTCATTTTTACAACCAACTCATCTTTACAGGACAAATAATGAAAGAATAGTAAGTAAACTAGGTCGTGAAAATGCGTCAGTTTGGCCACTCCAACTCATCACTAACATATACTCATTGGCATGTGTCCAGTGTATAAACGATGTTCCAATGAcataatttgtattttaggAAGATTCATGTGCTAAACAAAATCATGGCCCGGCAAATACTGGTTTAGCTTTCCGTAAAGGAAATGAACCTTGTTCAAATTAACTAGGTTGCCTATCCAGGGATAACATTTTGGTCAAATATTGGGCTGAATGAGCATAGGGGTACTACAGTCATGGAAGAGTGGCAGTTTCAGATACGATGCCAGATGTTAGTATCTTCAGAGATTAGGGTAAGGCATATGCAGTGCTGGGCAAAGCAAGCATGAAGCAAGTGGATTTTATCAAAAGGGAAACAAAGATCGTATAAATCATTGATAAACTacagaaagaaaagatgaggtaTTACTCGAACGAGAGGCAACTGAGGTTAGTTCATTTGTTAAGGGGAGAAGCAAGTAAATGGTATTGGAGATCAAAAGGTTTTTAACATTCTTCATGAAGATAGCAATACTAGCAACTTTCAGTTAGTTGTCAGTGAGAAACATATGCAGCATATATATTCCATTTAGAGCAAGTAGGATCATTACCGGGGATATCCAATTAAAAGGGTGCACCACCGACTATTATGAAAGACATTTCAGGCCACAAGAGTACAATGAATTTTCTATCATATGGAGACTAGACAGGATGATATAATCTGTAACTGACCTGCTAACTGATACCCCAAGAAAGCACCAGGACAGAGCTCAGACTGAAACTGTGCCCACATGAGCTGTGGTGCCAACGATTCACTCAAGTTGCTATCTTGGTCATGAAACGCTAATGAGTTTGTTGAACCAAGTGGTCAACATGCAGCTCAAACAGCCCAAGTGATTGAATTGGCAAGCCTTTGGATAAACTGACCCTGATTTGACAGGCTGGTATGGACACATAGGTAAACCACATCACCCCAGGAATGGAATTGACAAGCATGATAATGATCATTTCTGTATTGCAAAGCAAACTTAGACTAAATCTCTTTTTGAATGAGAAAACAATAAAACTCCTGGATTGGTCATCTAGTCGCATGATCTACAAAGCAAAAACTTCATTTCATGGTGTATATCCtttatcaaaatattagtTCTGGCATGTTGGCATGTCTAGAATTAGGATGGTGCAGTCAATCTAACAACTATAGTGATCTCTTCGTGGCTAATTGGCACCGCTTATTCAAATAAGTTACTCTGTACATTTGAATAGAGGTAAATATAGTGACAAACTTCTAATGCCTATCTTCAAGCCATATTTTGATTTCTATTGGTCTTCAGTGACGATTTCTACATTACCCTTCTTGTACTTGCATAGTTGCATATTATCCCCTTGAATGCAAATATGTTAAAGGACTCCACTATTAGTGCCTAACTATAAAGATTCTAtttatgtgatatatatactGAGCATGGACCAAATATAATGTTATGGATCTTAAAACATAAATCCATTTATGTGATGGTCACATACTGCTCTAGAGTAATAACGTCAGCTTTTACATGTccattaaattcatattttggaGATGAGAACGTAATCCTACAATTGGAGTTGTGCAAAATATTAATGACAAAGTTGAATAACTTTCTCCATAGATTGGTTATGTGAAAAACAGAATTTCTCCCATACAGGTCATGACCCACTCATGTGCAAGCCTATATAGTCAAAGTGGACAAGTGATAATTTTCTAGCATGGCTAGTTCCTGGCGTGTCACAGATCATAATCTAGATCAGCCACTTGTAATGTCAAAATAAATTGCTTTTTTacaaagtttagaaaaatccataGATGAATTCAGAAGATCTAAACAACTCGCAGCACATAGCGTAGCAGAGGTGAGCTATTGCAATGAAACGTTCTGGCTAATATGCCTCTATATATGTCTTGCACATAGATCAATTCATCATCTGGGCAGTGACCCACAGTCCCATATAGAACCACCAATTTCAATCTCTTTGCTAAGATTAGCTTTTCAGTTCTTTGACAACAATTTCATTTGTATTTTACACATTCAAAATGTATATGGAACAAGAAGATATCAGCATCCAACCAGAGCAATGTGCTTACTTACAGATATCACGCGGCGTTCTTGTTTTCAGAGAATTCATGGCAAGCATGGCCTCCACAAATCAACATATCTCCGGAGCTCCGGTGGCAACGCAGCCTTCCacgccgccacctccaccggCGCCGACACCGCCGGCCCAGTCATGGCCACCCAGCTCTCGTCCTCATCCATCACAGACACCATCTCACACCCGAACGCCGCCGTCAGAGCGCGCAGCGTGGCGTCCTTGACGGCCTCGCcgtccctcccctcctcctcagcCTCCACGCATGGCCCGCCGCAGTTCACCATGACCCTCCCTCCCGGCGCCACCATCCCGCCAATCCGCCTCCACGTGTCCGCCTCTTGGAGCTCCGGGAGCACGCTCCCGTTCGCGAACAGGTCGACCAGCAcgccgccgaagccgccgGGCAGCGCCTCGGCCCGGAGCGCGTCCCCGACGCGGACGAAGAGGCGGCCGGCGTGCTGCTCCTCGAGCGCCGTGAGGCCGAAGAAGTCGCGGGAGACGGAGACCACGGCGGGGTCGATCTCCCAGCCGTGGACGGAGACGTCCGGGAAGAAGTGGAgcacggcgcgcgcggcggagccCGCGCCGAAGCCCAGgacggcgagggagagggcggcgcgcgggaggaggggcgGGAGCGTGGCGAAGACGTCGAAGTAGGCGGAGGTGAGCGGGCAGCGGCgggggaaggagagggagtGGATGTTGCCCGGCccgtcgaggaggaggaggcgcgcacCGGCGAGcgggtggccggcggcggcgtggagagagacgtcggcgacgcggatgTGGTTGTACGGGGAGCGGAtgtcggcgacgaggcggagcTCGTCCGGTAGAGGGTACGGGGCCGGGGTGGGAGACcttgctgcggcggcggtgcggacGGTGAACGGCGGCCGCGCTGGGGTTGGAGCGGCGGCCGCTACTGCCGGTAGCGCTATCGTCCCCATTTTGGCCACCGAACCTGTAGCTTTAGTTTGGCTCAACCTTTTACGTCCATAGGGGATGTTTAGCCCGAAAAATGGAAATTTATAAATGTCACATTAGATGTTGATCACTATCAGATAAGGTTTTCGACGTAAATGAAAAATCGAATTTCACGGTTTGactaaaaaccgcgagacgaatcttttgagtctaattaatccgtcgttagTGTAGGTGGGTTAGTGTaaacttatgactaatcatcgactaattaggctcaaaagatttgtctcatgatttcctacataaccgtgcaattagtttttcgtttcattaatgctctatttagatatcgAAACATTCGATacaatgtttataaataaaaatttttttgaactaaacgaggcctttACTTTACAACTACAAACACATGTGTGCATGATAGGATTTGTTCTGCAGTACAAGTCATCGCAACTAGATTTGTCCATTCTAGTTGGACTGATATCTCTaagctaaatatattaaaaaaatgtatggcTATAATGGATGGTTGGAGAGTTACACGAATGTTGAGTAACGCAATATAGAATTGAGTGAATCAT is part of the Oryza brachyantha chromosome 11, ObraRS2, whole genome shotgun sequence genome and encodes:
- the LOC102708754 gene encoding uncharacterized protein LOC102708754, whose amino-acid sequence is MGTIALPAVAAAAPTPARPPFTVRTAAAARSPTPAPYPLPDELRLVADIRSPYNHIRVADVSLHAAAGHPLAGARLLLLDGPGNIHSLSFPRRCPLTSAYFDVFATLPPLLPRAALSLAVLGFGAGSAARAVLHFFPDVSVHGWEIDPAVVSVSRDFFGLTALEEQHAGRLFVRVGDALRAEALPGGFGGVLVDLFANGSVLPELQEADTWRRIGGMVAPGGRVMVNCGGPCVEAEEEGRDGEAVKDATLRALTAAFGCEMVSVMDEDESWVAMTGPAVSAPVEVAAWKAALPPELRRYVDLWRPCLP